The following are encoded in a window of Microbacterium sp. LWO13-1.2 genomic DNA:
- the sucB gene encoding 2-oxoglutarate dehydrogenase, E2 component, dihydrolipoamide succinyltransferase produces MSTSVVLPALGESVTEGTVTRWLKQVGDTVQADEGLLEISTDKVDTEIPSPVSGVIEEILVAEDETVEVGALLARIGDGSNAAPAADAPEAAAPAAEEAPAAEAAAPAAPAAPAAEAPAPAAPAEAAPSAPAGDATDIVLPELGESVTEGTVTRWLKQVGDTIAVDEALLEISTDKVDTEIPSPVAGILQEIVAGEDETVAVGAVLARVGSGAAPAAAPAAPAAEAPAAPAAEAPAAPAAPAPAAAAPATPAPAASAPAPAAPAAAEPAAPKLTLPTESDSLYVTPLVRRLASQQGVDLASVTGTGVGGRIRKEDVLKAAETASAAPAAAPAVPAPAPLEVSPLRGTTQPMSRLRKVLAERAVASMQQTAQLTTVVEVDVTKLAEYRDSVKASFLQKTGDKLSFLPFFALAAAEALQAFPIVNATVDGTDIVYPATENLSIAVDTERGLLTPVLRDAASKNIAQIAHEIADLAARTRDNKLKPDELGGGTFTLTNTGSRGALFDTPVVFLPQSAILGTGTVVKRPGLVKVDGADAIAIRSYVYLALSYDHRIIDGSDAARYLGAVKARLESADFAAALGA; encoded by the coding sequence ATGAGCACATCCGTGGTCCTCCCCGCTCTCGGTGAGAGCGTCACCGAGGGTACGGTCACCCGTTGGCTCAAGCAGGTGGGAGACACCGTTCAGGCGGACGAGGGCCTGCTCGAGATCTCGACCGACAAGGTCGACACCGAGATCCCCTCCCCCGTCAGCGGTGTGATCGAGGAGATCCTCGTCGCCGAGGATGAGACCGTCGAGGTGGGCGCTCTGCTCGCCCGTATCGGTGATGGTTCGAATGCGGCACCGGCAGCGGATGCTCCGGAAGCCGCCGCTCCGGCAGCAGAGGAAGCGCCTGCGGCCGAAGCAGCAGCACCGGCCGCCCCCGCGGCGCCGGCCGCCGAAGCCCCGGCCCCCGCGGCTCCGGCAGAAGCCGCTCCCTCCGCTCCGGCCGGCGACGCCACCGACATCGTGCTCCCCGAGCTCGGCGAGAGCGTCACCGAGGGCACGGTCACCCGTTGGCTCAAGCAGGTCGGTGACACCATCGCCGTCGACGAGGCTCTGCTCGAGATCTCGACCGACAAGGTCGACACGGAGATCCCTTCGCCGGTCGCCGGCATCCTGCAGGAGATCGTCGCCGGCGAAGACGAGACCGTCGCCGTCGGCGCTGTCCTCGCCCGGGTCGGATCGGGTGCCGCTCCGGCAGCCGCGCCCGCAGCTCCGGCCGCTGAAGCTCCTGCCGCTCCGGCCGCTGAAGCTCCTGCTGCCCCTGCCGCGCCGGCACCGGCAGCCGCTGCTCCTGCGACTCCCGCCCCTGCTGCCTCGGCTCCCGCTCCGGCAGCTCCCGCCGCGGCCGAGCCTGCTGCTCCGAAGCTCACGCTGCCGACCGAGAGCGACAGCCTCTACGTCACCCCGCTGGTGCGCCGTCTGGCCTCTCAGCAGGGCGTCGACCTCGCCTCGGTGACCGGCACGGGTGTCGGTGGCCGTATCCGCAAGGAAGACGTGCTGAAGGCAGCTGAGACGGCATCCGCCGCCCCGGCCGCTGCTCCCGCCGTTCCGGCTCCCGCGCCGCTCGAGGTCTCGCCGCTGCGCGGAACCACGCAGCCGATGTCGCGCCTGCGCAAGGTGCTGGCCGAGCGTGCCGTCGCCTCGATGCAGCAGACCGCTCAGCTGACCACGGTCGTCGAGGTCGATGTCACGAAGCTCGCCGAGTACCGCGACAGCGTGAAGGCGTCTTTCCTGCAGAAGACCGGCGACAAGCTGTCGTTCCTGCCGTTCTTCGCTCTTGCGGCCGCCGAGGCGCTGCAGGCGTTCCCGATCGTCAACGCGACGGTCGACGGCACCGACATCGTGTACCCGGCGACCGAGAACCTCTCGATCGCCGTCGACACCGAGCGCGGCCTGCTGACTCCGGTGCTGCGGGATGCCGCGTCGAAGAACATCGCGCAGATCGCACATGAGATCGCTGACCTCGCCGCGCGCACCCGCGACAACAAGCTGAAGCCCGACGAGCTGGGCGGCGGCACGTTCACGCTGACCAACACCGGCTCCCGCGGCGCGCTGTTCGACACGCCTGTCGTGTTCCTGCCGCAGTCGGCGATCCTCGGAACCGGAACGGTCGTGAAGCGTCCCGGCCTGGTCAAGGTCGACGGCGCCGACGCGATCGCCATCCGCTCGTACGTGTACCTCGCGCTCTCGTACGATCACCGCATCATCGATGGCTCGGATGCCGCGCGTTATCTCGGCGCAGTCAAGGCTCGCCTGGAGTCCGCGGACTTCGCTGCCGCTCTCGGCGCCTGA
- the lpdA gene encoding dihydrolipoyl dehydrogenase translates to MITHNFDVVILGGGSGGYAAAIRASELGKSVALIEKDKVGGTCLHRGCIPTKALLHAAEVAEHVRDAAHVGITATLEGIDPAGVRAYREGIVAKKYKGLEGLVKARGITTVPGLGRLQADRSIVVGDDVYVGADVILATGSYSRTLPGLEIGGRILTSEQALALDVIPERVLILGGGVIGVEFASVWRSFGAEVTIIEALPHLVPNEDIALSKGLERAFRRRGIQYSLGKRFQTAAQDDASVTVTLEDGTEFTADYLLVAVGRGPVTADLGFEEAGVTLDRGFVTVDQDLRTSAAGVWAVGDIVPGLQLAHRGFQQGIAVAERIAGLSPANIPDVQIPKVTYSSPEVASVGVTEEAAVAEHGADSIVAYEYNLAGNGKSEIIGTGGLVKVVRLKDGPVLGVHLLGDRVGELITEGQLAVAWEAHPEDIAPLIHAHPTQSEALGEAFLALAGKPLHAL, encoded by the coding sequence ATGATCACTCACAACTTCGACGTCGTCATTCTCGGCGGCGGCAGCGGCGGGTACGCCGCAGCCATCCGCGCCAGCGAACTCGGCAAGTCCGTCGCACTCATCGAGAAGGACAAAGTCGGCGGGACCTGCCTGCACCGCGGATGCATCCCCACCAAGGCGCTGCTGCACGCGGCGGAGGTCGCCGAGCACGTGCGTGACGCCGCGCACGTCGGCATCACCGCCACTCTCGAGGGCATCGACCCTGCGGGCGTCCGGGCGTACCGCGAGGGCATCGTCGCCAAGAAGTACAAGGGCCTCGAAGGCCTGGTCAAAGCACGCGGCATCACGACGGTCCCCGGTCTCGGACGACTGCAGGCTGACCGGAGCATCGTTGTCGGGGACGACGTGTACGTCGGTGCCGACGTGATCCTCGCGACCGGCTCTTACAGCCGCACCCTCCCCGGTCTGGAGATCGGCGGACGCATCCTCACGAGCGAGCAGGCTCTGGCGCTCGACGTCATCCCCGAGCGCGTCCTCATTCTCGGCGGCGGTGTCATCGGCGTCGAGTTCGCCAGTGTGTGGCGCTCGTTCGGCGCCGAGGTCACCATCATCGAGGCTCTGCCGCACCTGGTCCCGAACGAGGACATCGCGCTCAGCAAGGGCCTCGAGCGCGCCTTCCGCCGCCGCGGCATCCAGTACTCGCTGGGCAAGCGATTCCAGACCGCCGCGCAGGACGACGCGTCCGTCACGGTCACGCTCGAAGACGGCACCGAGTTCACCGCCGACTACCTGCTCGTGGCCGTCGGCCGTGGTCCGGTGACCGCGGATCTCGGCTTCGAAGAGGCAGGCGTGACCCTGGACCGTGGCTTCGTCACCGTCGATCAGGACCTCCGGACCTCCGCAGCCGGCGTCTGGGCCGTCGGCGACATCGTTCCCGGCCTGCAGCTCGCCCACCGCGGCTTCCAGCAGGGCATCGCCGTCGCCGAGCGGATCGCCGGACTCTCACCCGCGAACATCCCCGATGTGCAGATCCCCAAGGTCACGTACTCCAGCCCGGAGGTCGCCTCCGTCGGTGTCACCGAGGAAGCCGCCGTCGCCGAGCACGGCGCGGACAGCATCGTCGCCTACGAGTACAACCTGGCCGGAAACGGCAAGAGCGAGATCATCGGCACCGGCGGCCTGGTGAAGGTCGTCCGTCTCAAGGACGGCCCGGTGCTCGGTGTCCACCTGCTCGGAGATCGCGTCGGCGAGCTCATCACCGAGGGCCAGCTCGCTGTCGCCTGGGAGGCGCACCCGGAGGACATCGCTCCTCTGATCCACGCCCACCCCACGCAGAGCGAGGCACTAGGCGAGGCGTTCCTCGCGCTCGCCGGCAAACCGCTGCACGCCCTCTGA
- a CDS encoding leucyl aminopeptidase has protein sequence MTLPVLSHTTDPFPGSTADAAVLVVPDLSDSTESIGAFSGLAEALNGIGFTGAASAFARVYAPEVTALPFAVVGAGKTPNAAAVRNAVGAALRTLTGFETVSVALAPGVDEFAGAAAEGAVLGGYRFENYKAEKGKPRATAVILHADLDDAATARANAVGDAVSLVKDLVFVPAEWQSPAQLAQSAADSVADLDVTVEILDEKALAKQGFGGILGVAQGSERPPRLVRLDYSPADAVQHIALVGKGITFDTGGLSLKPAASMVGMKFDMAGAATSLAALRAIATLQLPVRVTAWLGITDNMPSGGALRPGDVVRILDGTTVEVLNTDAEGRLVLADALVAASRENPDVIIDVATLTGAIVAALGHRLTGVFGDDETVARFLAAADAADEPAWHMPLPAHMEEAMDSPIADLQNVNMSDRMGGASYAGLFLRRFVGRTSTEDDAPRIPWVHLDIAGSSEHNGAPYGFTEKGPTGAMVRSIIAFAEASHTEA, from the coding sequence ATGACGCTTCCCGTGCTGTCGCACACGACTGACCCGTTTCCCGGAAGCACCGCAGATGCCGCAGTGCTCGTCGTTCCCGATCTCTCCGATTCGACAGAGTCGATCGGCGCGTTCAGCGGTCTCGCTGAGGCCTTGAACGGCATCGGCTTCACCGGCGCTGCATCCGCGTTCGCACGCGTGTACGCCCCGGAGGTGACCGCTCTCCCGTTCGCGGTCGTCGGCGCCGGCAAGACGCCGAACGCCGCTGCGGTGCGGAACGCCGTCGGAGCAGCGCTTCGCACTCTGACCGGGTTCGAGACCGTCTCCGTGGCGCTTGCGCCCGGTGTGGATGAGTTCGCGGGCGCCGCCGCTGAGGGCGCGGTCCTCGGCGGCTACCGCTTCGAGAACTACAAGGCCGAGAAGGGCAAGCCGCGGGCCACAGCGGTCATCCTGCACGCCGATCTCGACGACGCGGCCACCGCTCGCGCCAACGCGGTGGGCGACGCTGTGTCGCTGGTGAAGGATCTGGTCTTCGTCCCCGCCGAGTGGCAGAGCCCGGCCCAGTTGGCGCAGAGCGCCGCAGACAGCGTGGCTGATCTCGACGTGACCGTCGAGATCCTCGACGAGAAGGCGCTCGCGAAGCAGGGCTTCGGTGGCATCCTCGGCGTCGCTCAGGGCTCGGAGCGCCCGCCGCGCCTGGTCCGACTCGACTACTCCCCCGCCGACGCCGTTCAGCACATCGCGCTCGTCGGCAAGGGCATCACCTTCGACACCGGCGGCCTGTCTCTGAAGCCCGCCGCCTCGATGGTCGGCATGAAATTCGACATGGCGGGTGCCGCGACCAGTCTCGCCGCGCTGCGCGCGATCGCCACCCTGCAGCTTCCGGTGCGGGTGACCGCGTGGCTGGGCATCACCGACAACATGCCGTCGGGCGGGGCCCTCCGCCCCGGCGACGTGGTGCGGATCCTCGACGGCACGACCGTCGAGGTGCTGAACACGGATGCCGAGGGCCGACTGGTCCTCGCCGACGCGCTCGTGGCCGCCAGCCGTGAGAACCCCGACGTCATCATCGACGTCGCAACCCTCACCGGTGCCATCGTCGCCGCGCTCGGACACCGCCTCACCGGAGTCTTCGGGGACGACGAGACCGTCGCCCGGTTCCTCGCCGCGGCCGACGCCGCGGACGAGCCGGCCTGGCACATGCCGCTGCCCGCGCACATGGAGGAGGCGATGGATTCCCCGATCGCCGACCTGCAGAACGTCAACATGAGCGATCGCATGGGCGGAGCCTCGTACGCCGGTCTGTTCCTGCGCCGGTTCGTCGGACGCACATCGACCGAGGATGACGCACCCCGCATCCCCTGGGTGCATCTCGACATCGCCGGCTCCAGCGAGCACAACGGCGCGCCGTACGGTTTCACTGAGAAGGGCCCCACCGGGGCGATGGTCCGATCGATCATCGCCTTCGCCGAAGCATCCCACACGGAGGCATGA